Proteins co-encoded in one Papaver somniferum cultivar HN1 chromosome 5, ASM357369v1, whole genome shotgun sequence genomic window:
- the LOC113277646 gene encoding putative glutamine amidotransferase GAT1_2.1 encodes MTNTDLSMILPRVLIVSRRTVRKNKFVDFVGEYHLDLIVSYGAVPVIVPRVTGVHLLLESFEPIHGVVLCEGEDLDPSLYEDERSGLSPEELDEIRRLHASDTAVDREKDSIELGLAKLCLERNIPYLGICRGSQVLNVACGGTLYQDIEKELHKHKSSQEGEAVTTERVVHMDYDNYDGHRHVVKVVEKTPLHEWFIDSLEEEKMEIMVNSYHHQGVKRLAQRFVPMAFAADGLVEGFYDPDAYNPEEGKFITGLQFHPERMRKPNSEEFDYPGCPAAYQEFVKAVVAYRNKLNAAICVPKSVLNKEMENKRKILIRSFSIARIMYETGQESPQSEASALEAGAEFLRSSSTLSTQEEKRMKQMGATVRDASSFLERLRMNEEREKVARNTMEKMSIEQLSDLISLHHMMGKISSEVLQKKLQEVVTEVAL; translated from the exons ATGACTAATACAGACTTATCCATGATCCTTCCTAGGGTTCTTATAGTCTCTAGACGTACTGTCCGGAAAAACAAGTTTGTTGATTTTGTCG GTGAGTATCATCTAGATTTGATAGTAAGTTATGGAGCTGTGCCAGTGATAGTACCTAGAGTAACTGGGGTACATTTGTTACTCGAGAGTTTCGAACCTATACATGGAGTTGTACTTTGTGAAGGTGAAGACCTTGATCCATCCCTTTACGAAGACGAAAGGTCTGGTCTTTCACCTGAAGAATTAGATGAGATAAGACGTTTACATGCTAGTGATACTGCCGTGGATCGCGAAAAAGATTCAATAGAGTTAGGATTAGCAAAACTTTGTCTTGAAAGAAACATTCCTTACTTGGGTATCTGCAGAGGTTCGCAAGTTCTTAATGTGGCATGCGGAGGAACATTATATCAAGATATAGAGAAAGAATTACATAAACATAAATCATCACAAGAAGGAGAAGCTGTTACAACTGAAAGAGTTGTccacatggattatgacaattaTGATGGGCATAGACACGTTGTGAAAGTTGTTGAGAAAACTCCTTTACATGAATGGTTTATAGATTCtttagaagaagagaaaatggagatTATGGTTAATAGTTATCATCATCAAGGTGTTAAAAGATTAGCACAGCGGTTTGTTCCCATGGCTTTTGCTGCCGATGGTTTGGTTGAAGGGTTTTATGATCCTGATGCCTACAACCCTGAAGAGGGTAAGTTTATAAcggggttgcagtttcatcctgaGCGAATGAGAAAGCCTAACTCTGAGGAGTTCGATTATCCTGGTTGTCCTGCTGCTTATCAG GAATTTGTTAAAGCTGTGGTTGCATATAGGAATAAGCTGAATGCTGCAATATGTGTGCCCAAGAGTGTACTTAATAAAGAAATGGAGAACAAACGGAAAATCCTAATCCGAAGTTTCTCGATTGCTAGAATCATGTACGAAACAGGACAGGAGTCGCCACAGTCCGAAGCATCTGCACTTGAAGCAGGAGCCGAATTTCTTCGG TCGAGCTCCACATTGAGTACACAAGAAGAGAAAAGGATGAAGCAAATGGGCGCAACAGTAAGAGATGCTTCATCATTCTTGGAGAGGTTGAGGATGAATGAAGAGAGGGAAAAAGTAGCAAGAAATACAATGGAAAAAATGTCAATTGAACAATTATCTGATCTTATTTCCCTCCATCATATGATGGGTAAAATCAGCTCCGAAGTGTTGCAGAAAAAACTTCAAGAAGTAGTCACTGAAGTTGCTCTGTGA